One genomic region from Clarias gariepinus isolate MV-2021 ecotype Netherlands chromosome 22, CGAR_prim_01v2, whole genome shotgun sequence encodes:
- the fbxw12 gene encoding F-box/WD repeat-containing protein 12: MEHNEQSLTLDCLISIFSFLSEDDLIKVSCVCKDWNEAAETQWLWREMCLRRWGFCNVAQLLSDTTSYTWKRYYLHRSSLELNMKCGRSGGDYSCNSLRGHTGRIVGFSYLMGNSALHDMWNVTPIVCSASSDGTLKAWDIHKGVPLWSSSAQNPLTRIITDPEQSIVITSDSAGTISTWQGRTGEPLNSFTSGSSQCTLMTFSTEGNAFVTVGTSLGSLLVLTSPQLSETSRHVVCDSFALNVLLSSPDKKWILAASKDNSDLSPKVFSTQSVCSPEKDSEAVCVCLPVRGCASAAFFPSQAARVAVVHSGSELRLNMLSVFEFSLKKSRYKQEAQAQQVESFRLDLSSWNSDLTLQTKGNSMVLIADGTDLKVYTLKGELISSFKEHLQPITSVCVDDFRVVTASRDLSLRVLTWRKDREKGLMLESQYHLLGGSHTMSRGFTAVACDYASIVASVEAVNGKDVLKAYVFNS; encoded by the exons ATGGAACACAACGAGCAGAGTTTAACTTTAGACTGTTTAATaagtatattttcttttctcagtGAAGACGATCTAATCAAAGTGTCGTGCGTTTGTAAG GACTGGAATGAAGCTGCAGAGACACAGTGGTTATGGAG AGAGATGTGCCTGCGTCGCTGGGGTTTCTGTAACGTGGCCCAGCTGCTCTCAGACACGACCTCGTACACGTGGAAGCGTTATTACCTCCATCGCTCCTCCCTGGAGCTGAACATGAAGTGCGGCCGATCAGGAGGAGATTACAGCTGTAACAGCCTGAGGGGACACACAG GCCGGATCGTCGGCTTCTCGTACCTGATGGGAAACAGCGCTTTACACGACATGTGGAACGTCACGCCGATCGTCTGCAGCGCCTCCTCTGACGGAACACTCAAAGCCTGGGACATACACAAG GGTGTTCCTCTGTGGTCCAGCTCCGCTCAGAACCCGCTGACCCGTATCATCACGGACCCAGAGCAGAGCATTGTGATCACGTCGGACAGCGCCGGGACGATCAGCACGTGGCAGGGACGGACGGGAGAGCCGCTGAACTCCTTCACCTCGGGCTCGTCTCAGTGCACGTTAATGACCTTCAGCACAGAGGGAAACGCTTTCGTTACG GTGGGAACTTCGCTGGGGTCTCTCCTCGTCCTGACGTCACCGCAGCTGTCTGAAACATCTCGGCACGTGGTGTGCGACTCGTTCGCTCTGAACGtcctcctctcttctcctgATAAGAAGTGGATCCTCGCTGCATCTAAGGACAACTCGGACCTGAGCCCGAAG GTTTTCAGcactcagagtgtgtgtagtcCTGAGAAAGACTctgaagctgtgtgtgtgtgtttgccggTCCGTGGCTGCGCGTCTGCGGCGTTCTTCCCCTCTCAGGCCGCGCGAGTGGCCGTGGTTCACAGCGGCTCCGAGCTCAGACTCAACATGCTGTCTGTGTTCGAGTTCAGCCTGAAGAAGTCCAGATACAAGCAGGAGGCTCAGG cTCAGCAGGTCGAATCTTTCCGTCTGGATTTAAGCAGCTGGAACTCGGACCTGACTCTCCAGACGAAAGGGAACAGCATGGTTCTGATTGCAGACGGTACCGACCTGAAGGTCTACACCCTTAAAGGCGAGCTAATCTCCAGCTTTAAGGAGCATCTCCAGCCCAtcacgtctgtgtgtgtg GACGATTTCCGGGTTGTCACAGCGTCGCGTGATTTATCTCTGCGAGTGCTGACCTGGAGGAAGGACAGAGAGAAAGGGTTAATGCTGGAGAGTCAGTATCACCTGCTGGGTGGCTCTCACACCATGTCCAG AGGATTCACTGCGGTGGCGTGCGATTATGCGAGCATCGTCGCCTCGGTGGAAGCCGTTAATGGAAAGGACGTCCTGAAGGCCTACGTCTTTAATTCTTGA
- the adtrp1 gene encoding androgen dependent TFPI regulating protein 1 isoform X2, translated as MAGGSAALRAAVSSKYCLFAHAVIFAWYVFTLDANCAIARSGLHPGARAYGGRWKYLTFINLVMQTVFFGLCVLNDLIRAAFPGKSSISAFLVSAQDFLFTVLAFPIGTFVFTSFWSIYSYDRELVFPKVLDDIIPTWLNHAMHTVILPLLLVQMFLQHHKHPSRSTGILTLALFMALYLAWVLWVHHVSGIWVYPIMAHLSPVGLVVFLGVSSLSMAPIYLLGEKLSRVVWGSTANQKKKKKK; from the exons ATGGCGGGCGGCTCCGCTGCTCTCAGGGCCGCTGTGAGCTCGAAATACTGTCTGTTTGCGCACGCGGTCATCTTCGCCTGGTACGTGTTCACTCTGGATGCGAACTGCGCCATAGCAAGGTCGGGGTTACACCCGGGGGCGCGCGCTTACGGAGGCAGGTGGAAGTATTTAACCTTCATCAACCTG GTGATGCAGACGGTGTTTTTCGGACTCTGTGTTTTAAACGATTTAATCCGCGCGGCGTTCCCGGGGAAAAGCAGCATCTCGGCGTTCCTCGTCTCGGCGCAGGACTTCCTCTTCACCGTTCTAGCTTTTCCCATCGGAACT tttgtcttCACTTCCTTCTGGTCCATCTACTCCTACGACCGGGAGCTAGTCTTCCCCAAGGTTTTAGATGACATCATCCCTACATGGCTTAATCACGCTATG CACACTGTGATCCTGCCGCTGCTCCTGGTCCAGATGTTCCTCCAGCATCACAAACACCCGAGTCGTTCCACAGGGATCCTCACCCTGGCGCTCTTCATGGCGCTCTACTTGGCGTG ggTGTTGTGGGTGCATCACGTGTCGGGGATCTGGGTTTACCCCATCATGGCTCACCTCAGTCCCGTGGGTCTCGTGGTGTTCCTGGGCGTGTCGTCTCTCAGCATGGCTCCTATTTACCTGCTGGGGGAGAAACTCAGCCGCGTGGTTTGGGGTTCTACAG CAaatcagaaaaagaagaagaagaaatga
- the adtrp1 gene encoding androgen dependent TFPI regulating protein 1 isoform X1, whose translation MAGGSAALRAAVSSKYCLFAHAVIFAWYVFTLDANCAIARSGLHPGARAYGGRWKYLTFINLVMQTVFFGLCVLNDLIRAAFPGKSSISAFLVSAQDFLFTVLAFPIGTFVFTSFWSIYSYDRELVFPKVLDDIIPTWLNHAMHTVILPLLLVQMFLQHHKHPSRSTGILTLALFMALYLAWVLWVHHVSGIWVYPIMAHLSPVGLVVFLGVSSLSMAPIYLLGEKLSRVVWGSTVCSLKANQKKKKKK comes from the exons ATGGCGGGCGGCTCCGCTGCTCTCAGGGCCGCTGTGAGCTCGAAATACTGTCTGTTTGCGCACGCGGTCATCTTCGCCTGGTACGTGTTCACTCTGGATGCGAACTGCGCCATAGCAAGGTCGGGGTTACACCCGGGGGCGCGCGCTTACGGAGGCAGGTGGAAGTATTTAACCTTCATCAACCTG GTGATGCAGACGGTGTTTTTCGGACTCTGTGTTTTAAACGATTTAATCCGCGCGGCGTTCCCGGGGAAAAGCAGCATCTCGGCGTTCCTCGTCTCGGCGCAGGACTTCCTCTTCACCGTTCTAGCTTTTCCCATCGGAACT tttgtcttCACTTCCTTCTGGTCCATCTACTCCTACGACCGGGAGCTAGTCTTCCCCAAGGTTTTAGATGACATCATCCCTACATGGCTTAATCACGCTATG CACACTGTGATCCTGCCGCTGCTCCTGGTCCAGATGTTCCTCCAGCATCACAAACACCCGAGTCGTTCCACAGGGATCCTCACCCTGGCGCTCTTCATGGCGCTCTACTTGGCGTG ggTGTTGTGGGTGCATCACGTGTCGGGGATCTGGGTTTACCCCATCATGGCTCACCTCAGTCCCGTGGGTCTCGTGGTGTTCCTGGGCGTGTCGTCTCTCAGCATGGCTCCTATTTACCTGCTGGGGGAGAAACTCAGCCGCGTGGTTTGGGGTTCTACAG TCTGTTCTCTCAAAGCAaatcagaaaaagaagaagaagaaatga